The Paenibacillus sp. G2S3 region CGCGGGGTCAGCTTAATCTTTTGCTGGTCTATATGTACCTCATGCTTAGACGTATCTATAGTTAAATCTTCAAAGCTCAGTTTGCTGTCATTCCCTAGGCTATTACTGTCTTTATTGAAAGCGTGATAACGACGCAGCTGTGACTTAACTCGTGCCACAATCTCCAAAGGATTAAACGGCTTGCCCACGTAGTCGTCCGCTCCTATGCTAAGTCCTGAGATTTTGTCCATATCCGTATTTTTGGCCGAAAGGATGATAATTGGCATCTTGCGCTTTTCACGGATCTTCATACAGGCTACTAGCCCATCCATTTTAGGCATCATGACATCAAGAATAATTAGATCTACTTCTTCCTTCTGTAGACACGCCAGCGCTTCCATCCCGTCATAAGCTTTAAGTAGGCGATAGCCCTCATTACAGAGGTATATTGATAACAGCTCTACAATTTCCTTCTCATCATCTACTAACAATATCGTTTCTCTCTTCACAGGAGGGGTTTCCTTTCATATATAGTAATAATAATCTATAGCTTCTATATTAGCAGATCAATCGAACGATTTTCCTCGAAAATAGAAACATGTACTTAAAATCGAACGACAATAAGTAGGTTACGCAAAAAAAGGATACCCGCTCCTCTCGTACTTAAACGAAATGGAACTGGTATCCTTTTAGGATTCAGTAAAAATATGCTTACATCTCCAGCAGTCGAATCAGCTCATCTTCATCTTCAATAACCTGAATGCCTAGCTGCTGTGCCTTGGCCAGTTTGCTACCAGCCTTCTCGCCGGCAATAACCAAATCTGTCTTCTTGGATACACTTCCGGATACCTTCGCTCCGAGTGCTTCTAAGCGTTCAGCTGCTTCTTCACGCGTCAGCTTTTGTAACGAACCGGTCAACACTACCGTTTTTCCACTAAAGAAGGAATCCGTACTAACAGGACGTGGTGCCTCTGGAGCCTTCGCTTCAACCCCAAGCGCGCGCAATCGAGCAACGTTCGCTACTACTACAGGATCTGCAAAGAAGTTAACAATGCTCTCGGCGACAATCCCGCCAATGTCTGGTAACTCGGCGAGCTCCTCCGCTTTAGCCTGCATCACAGCATCTAGATCGCAGAAATGATCAGCTAGCATTTTGGTTGTTGCTTTACCTGTGTTAGGGATTCCTAACGCAAAGAGGAACGAGGCGAGATCGCGCCCTTTGCTATCCTCTAATGCTTGCAGCAAATTCTGTGCTTTTTTCTCCCCGAAACGGTTCAGCTGTACAAGCTGCTCAAAGGACAATTCATACAGATCCGCAGAGTCGTGTACATTAAGTTCGTCGTAGAGCTGACCTGCCGTCTTCTCACTAAACGTCTCAATATCCATCGCATCACGCGAAGCAAAATGAGTGATCCGACTAATAATTTGCGGTCTACAGTTCAGCTTATTGTTACAGAAAAGATGTGCGCCGCGCATTTCTAGCGGATATCCGCAAGCCGGGCAATCCTCAGGGAAGATAATTTCTCCTCCGTCATTCTCCTCTGTTACCTTGCCGAGAATTTCTGGGATAACATCATTAGAGCGACGAATAAACACTCGTGAGCCTAAGGCAAATTTCAAGTTTTTGCGCTCAATATCGCCCACATTATTTAATGTACAATTCTGTACGGTAACTCCAGCAAGCTCTACCGCCTCTACACGAGCCAGCGGAGTCACTTTGCCTGTACGGCCTACATTCCAGCTAACAGACTCAAGCACGGTCGTTGTTTCTTCAGCCTCAAATTTATAAGCCACTGCCCAGCGGGGGAACTTATCAGTGTAACCAAGAACTTCACGAATACGGAAATCCGTCACCTTGATCACGGCTCCATCGATGAGGTAATCAAGACTTGAACGACTCTCCTCGATTCCAGCAAGCTGCTCGGTCACATCATCGAAATCATTACAGTAAGTCAGATAAGGATTTACTTTGAATTTGTTATTCCTTAGAAAATCCATCATCTCCTGATGATCAGCGAATTCTACACCTTCTCCAAAACCTACATTATAGAAATAAGCATTCAAACGACGTTCTGCAGTAGTCTTCGGATTAAGATTGCGCAGTGCACCTGCTGCTGCATTACGCGCATTCTTTAGCGGCTCTGCAGCCCGTGTATTATAATCAGCGAGCACGGACAGGTTCATAATTCCTTCACCCTGAACCTCAATAACACCTTCTTTAAAAGGAATCGTTAATGGAACAGACTTTATGGTCTTCACCTGTGCAAGTATTCCTTCCCCCACTACACCGTTTCCACGCGTCGATGCCTGTTCAAGAACGCCATTACGATAGGTTAGATTCAGCGTTAAGCCATCAAACTTCAATTCTACTGCATAACAAGGATCAGGTAGAGGGTTGCCTGGGTTCTTAAGATTGTACTCATTCACTAAGCGAAGTACCCGCGTATTCCAGCTCCGCAG contains the following coding sequences:
- a CDS encoding response regulator transcription factor; amino-acid sequence: MKRETILLVDDEKEIVELLSIYLCNEGYRLLKAYDGMEALACLQKEEVDLIILDVMMPKMDGLVACMKIREKRKMPIIILSAKNTDMDKISGLSIGADDYVGKPFNPLEIVARVKSQLRRYHAFNKDSNSLGNDSKLSFEDLTIDTSKHEVHIDQQKIKLTPREFSILELLARHQGQVLSLEQIYDKVWNEPFLDGGNTVMVHIRNLRDKIEVDSKRPRYIQTVWGVGYKLDGPS
- the ligA gene encoding NAD-dependent DNA ligase LigA, whose amino-acid sequence is MDAMHVMEELVAELNNYNYHYYTLDAPLVSDKEYDVLYDKLVALEAESGFVLPDSPTQRVGGELLKGFTPHRHLAPLWSLDKAQNIEQLRSWNTRVLRLVNEYNLKNPGNPLPDPCYAVELKFDGLTLNLTYRNGVLEQASTRGNGVVGEGILAQVKTIKSVPLTIPFKEGVIEVQGEGIMNLSVLADYNTRAAEPLKNARNAAAGALRNLNPKTTAERRLNAYFYNVGFGEGVEFADHQEMMDFLRNNKFKVNPYLTYCNDFDDVTEQLAGIEESRSSLDYLIDGAVIKVTDFRIREVLGYTDKFPRWAVAYKFEAEETTTVLESVSWNVGRTGKVTPLARVEAVELAGVTVQNCTLNNVGDIERKNLKFALGSRVFIRRSNDVIPEILGKVTEENDGGEIIFPEDCPACGYPLEMRGAHLFCNNKLNCRPQIISRITHFASRDAMDIETFSEKTAGQLYDELNVHDSADLYELSFEQLVQLNRFGEKKAQNLLQALEDSKGRDLASFLFALGIPNTGKATTKMLADHFCDLDAVMQAKAEELAELPDIGGIVAESIVNFFADPVVVANVARLRALGVEAKAPEAPRPVSTDSFFSGKTVVLTGSLQKLTREEAAERLEALGAKVSGSVSKKTDLVIAGEKAGSKLAKAQQLGIQVIEDEDELIRLLEM